A segment of the Rhizobium leguminosarum bv. trifolii WSM1325 genome:
CCGGATGGTGACGGCAGCCGCCATCATGTCCCGCCTGCTACTGATCGAGCCGCATGGCCCATATGCGGTTATCTCGGGGCAGGCCCGCAAACCATCGACAACGGAAAGACTTCCGGTTCGCCCTTTCCGCTCTGCTCGCTTGTTGGCTCGGATCTTTCGCCCTTGAATCGATTCCGAGCAAAGGCGTTTCCATCATGCCTTGATGACGTGATCGGCCGAAAGTCCGAGCCGGTTGAAGACGTTGCGCGTGTCGATGATCAGCGGGGCGCTATTTGCGAGCGCCGTATAATCCACCCTGTCGTGATCGGTCGAGACCAGCACCGCATCATAGCCGGCAATGGTATCAGGCGTCAGCGTCACCGACTTGCGGCCTTTCAGCGCCTGGTATTCGCGCGTCGGCGGTATCTCGGCGACGAAGGGATCATGGTAGTCCGCGTGTCCGCCACGCTCCTCGATGATCTCGATCAGCCGCAGCGACGGGCTCTCGCGGATATCGGCGACGTTCTTCTTATAGGCGAGCCCGAGCACCAGCACCCTGCTGCGGCTCAGCGCCTTGCCGGCGCGGATGTCGAGTGCTTCGGCGAGTTTGCCGACGATATAACGCGGCATTGCCGAATTGATCTCGCCGGCGAGCTCGATGAAGCGGGTCGGCAGCTCGTATTCCCGCGATTTCCAGGTGAGGTAGAAGGGATCGATCGGGATGCAATGACCGCCAAGGCCGGGGCCGGGATAAAACGGCATGTAGCCGAAGGGCTTGGTCTTGGCGGCGTCGATGACTTCCCAGACGTCGATGCCCATGGCCGCGTAGACGGTCTTCAGTTCGTTGACGAGAGCGATATTGACCGAGCGGAAGATGTTTTCGGTGAGCTTCACGGCCTCGGCCGTCGCATTCGAAGAGACGGGAACGACCGAGGATACCGCCGCACCATAGAATGCCTTCATCAGCGCCAGCGCCTCGGGCCCGTCGCCGGCGACGACCTTCGGGATCGTGGCGGTATGATAATGCTGGTTGCCGGGATCCTCGCGCTCCGGCGAGAAGCCGACGAAGAAGTCCGAGCCGGATTTCAGCCCGGTGCCTTCGAGAATGACCTTCACCACGTCATCGGTCGTGCCGGGATAGGTGGTCGATTCCAGCACGACGAGCTGACCGGGGCGCAAATGCGCGGCGATCGAGCGCGACGTCGCCTCGACGAAGGAAAGGTCGGGATCGCGATGCTTGGTGAGCGGCGTCGGCACGCAGATGATGACAACGTCGCACTCGGCAAGTCCGGCGAAATCGTTCGTCGCCTTGAAGCGGCCGGCATCGATCTCGGCCGAAAGTGCTGCGTCGGTCACCGAGTCGATATAGGAGCGGCGGGCATCGAGCGCCACCATCTTGCCCGGGTCGATGTCGAAGCCGGTGACAGCAAAGCCGCTGCGCGCCACCGCCATCGCCAGCGGCAGGCCGACATAGCCAAGCCCGATGATGCCGGCGCGAGCCGTGCGAGTTTCGATCTTCTGCAAAAGCGTATCGAAGGAGGAGCTGGCCAAGGCGGGATCTTTCAAACGGGGAAGAGAAGGTTGATCTAATGCATGATCCAGGCAAATTAAACCCAGGCGCGGATCTTCCTCTCACGCTGGCGGTGCTGCTGTCCTGTTCGCGTCGATGACTGCCCCTCGTCAACCGATCTCCTAACAGCACAACACCCTTGGTCGGGTGTTGCGGAAATGACTCAGGCCATGCTGTTTGCTGCAACTTCAGCGCACAAAAAAATATAGATCCCATTGTTTCGCACTTGCAGCATCCCTATTTTGACTTTCGATATTGAACCACCTGGAAAGGATTACCCGTCCGATCCCCGACATGGGGAGTCGAGGGGCGCCGCCGCCGGGCTTTCGGCGGATCCGTTGACACAATAATACCGCTCGTACATCCTGATTTCCTTGTGACCTGCGCATGAAAATGGGCCGGCCGGGGGGACTTTTGGCTCTTGGGGATGGCGTGCCTTATGAGGATCATACCGAGAATGAGCACGATCGAATCCAGCGTGTCGTCCATCCTGTTGGACCGGGTCGCTGAATGGCTGACGAACTCTTCGCTGGCCGGAGACGAGCTTGAAAACATTGTCCGCGGTTTTTGCGAAAGGCTGACTGCCGCGGGCCTGCCGCTCGCGCGCGTGCATCTTTCCTTTTCGATGCTGCACCCGCTCTACGATGCGCTGAGCTTCACCTGGCGGCGCGCCAGCGGCGTCACCATCGAGGGCTTTCGCATGCCCGCGGGGCAAAAGCCGGACCGCTTCCTGCAGAGCCCGTATTATTACCTGCTCGACAACAATCTGCAGCACATCCGCCGCCGGCTGATCCAGGATGGGCCGAACGAATTTCCGATTTTCGAGGACCTGCGCAAGGACGGCATCACCGATTACCTCGCCTTCGTGCAGCCCTTCGGCGACGGCTCGGTGCAGGGCATGATGGGTTCCTGGTCGACGGACCACAACACCGGCTTTTCCGACGACATGATCGATGCGCTGCTCAGGATGCAGAACCATCTGGCGGTCGCCGCCAAGATGGCGGTGCTCGGCAAGCTCGCCAACAACATGCTGACCACCTATCTCGGCGGCGACGCCGGCAAGCGGGTGCTGAACGGCCAAATCCGCCGCGGCGACGGTGAGACGATCCGCGCCGCCCTCGTCATGGGCGACATGCGCGAATCCACCGTCTATGCCGAAAAGGAAGGCCGGCAGGCCTATATCGACACGCTGAACCAGTTCTTCGACGCGATCGCAGCCCCCTTCAACCGCAATGGCGGCGAGATCCTGAGTTTCCTCGGCGACGGCTTTCTCGCCGTCTATCCTTGCGGACGCCATAAGGACCCATCGAAAATTGCCTGCGAGGCGGCGCTTTCGGCCGTGCATCAGGCGCAGGCGCGGGTCGCCGAACTCAACAGGGACCGCGAGCAGAAGGGCCTGACCAGGGTCGGCTACGGCATCGGCCTGCATGTCGGCAACGTCATGTTCGGCAATGTCGGCCTCAAGGACCGCCTGACCTTCTCGGCCTTCGGCTCGGCGGTCAACGAGGTCCAACGTCTGCAGATCCTGACCAAGAAATATGGCCGCGAGGTCGTCGCCAGCCAGGCCTTCGCCGGCTATTGCGGCGGCGAGTGGACGACGCTCGGCGAAGAGAAGCTGCGCGGCATCCGCCAGAAGGTGACGGTGCTGCAGCCGCGCGCGCCGGCGCCGGCGATCAACGTCGACGAGAGCTTCCGCGAGGCCGTGCAGAACGGGCTTTCGGAAGCCGAGCAGGTCATTCTCTTGCATCGCGACGCCAAGAAACATGTCGAGCGCACCAGCATGGAGAAATTCATCCAGTAACGGCCTAGAACCCTTGTCATAATCCGCGCGCCTCGCCTTGGGAACTTCGGCGGGACGTGGGGGTTTTTCTATGATTGTCATCAGCTAGACACCCCGTTTGCGGTACGATAGTGTGACTTAACGGGAACATAGAAGACTGGGGAATTTCATTGGCATGGCGTCTGCAGCGGATCTGTTGCGTATTGAAAATCTCGACGTCTCCTTCTCGGTTTTCGGTGACCGGTTACGGGTCGTAAAACAAGCCAATCTTCGCATTCTTCCGGGTAAGGTCACCGCTCTCGTCGGTGAATCCGGCTCGGGAAAATCGGTGATCAGCCAGTCGATCATGGGGATCCTGCCCAATCCGGCCAAGGCCACGGGCAGCATCCTGTTCACCGATCCGCTCGACGGCTCCACGACCGATATCCTGTCCTTTCCGCGCGACAGCGAGGAAATGCGCGACCTGCGTGGCCGGCGCATGGCGACGATCTTCCAGGAGCCGATGACCTCGCTCTCGCCGCTGCATACGATCGGCAACCAGATCAGCGAAGTGCTGCTGATCCATACCGAAGCCGACAAGCGGGAAGCCCGTGAAAAGACCGAGGAGATGCTCGGCCTGGTCGGCTTCTCCAACCCCCATCGCACCTACGACATGTATCCGTTCGAACTGTCCGGCGGCATGCGCCAGCGCGCGATGATCGCCATGGCGCTGATCTGCAAGCCGGCGCTGTTGATCGCCGACGAGCCGACGACGGCGCTCGACGTGACGATCCAGGCGCAGATCCTGGAATTGCTCCGCGAGCTGCAGGCCAAGCTCGGCATGGCGATGCTGCTCATCACCCACGATCTCGGCATCGTCGCCAACATGGCAGACGAGGTGGTCGTCATCTATCACGGCGAGATCATGGAAGCAGGACCGGTCGAAGCGATCTTCCGCAATCCGCAGCATCCTTATCTCAAGGGCCTGATGGCCGCCGTTCCGCATTTCGACATGAAACCCGGCGAGCGACTGAAAGCGCTGCGCGATGTAACGGTCAATCTCGAAGCCCTGGTCGGCAAGAAGAAGCCGCTGCAGGCGGAGGCGCCGGGCATCCTGCTATCCGTCGCCAACCTCTCGAAGACATACAAGACGCGCAAGCGCGGTTTCTTCGGCAAGCATGAAGCCACCGTCCTGCGGGCCGTCGACGACGTCAGCTTCGACATCCGCCGCGGCGAATGTCTTGGTCTGGTCGGCGAGTCCGGCTGCGGAAAGACGACGCTCAGCAAGATCCTGATGCGCGCCATCACGCCGGACAGCGGCGCGGTGGTGTTCAACGACGGCAAGGAGGTCGTCGACGTCCTCTCCGTCAAGGGCTCCGAACTGCAGGACATGCGCACCAAGATCCAGATGGTGTTCCAGGATCCGGTCTCCTCGCTCTCGCCGCGCATGACGGTGCGCAACATCTTAAGCGAACCGCTCGAGATCCATGACCGCGGCGACAGCGACGAGCGCAAGCGCAAGGTCGAGGGGCTGATGGCGGCAATCGGCCTCGACAAGCGTTATCTCAGCCGTTACCCGCACAGTTTTTCGGGCGGCCAGCGCCAGCGCATCGGTATCGCGCGCGCACTCGCGCTCGGCCCGAAGCTCGTCATTCTCGACGAGCCGGTCTCGGCGCTCGACGTCTCCGTGCAGGCGCAGATCCTCAATCTGTTGAAGGACCTGCAGAAGGAACTGGGGCTTACCTATCTGTTCATTTCGCACAATCTCGCCGTCGTCGATTACATGGCTGACCGCATCGCGGTGATGTGCAAGGGCCGCATCGTCGAGATCGCGCCGCGCGAGATCATCCTGCGCGATCCGGTGCACCCCTATACGAAATCGCTGCTCGCCGCCGTCCCCTTCCCCGATCTCGACCGGCCGCTCGATTTCAAGGCGCTCAGGGAAAACGGCGCCGCCGACAAGCAGAACTGGGGCGTGACCTTCACCGCCGAGCACGACGACGCTTCCGAGCTTGCCTATGCCGACCTCGGCGACGGCCATCTGGTGCGCGCCCGCAAGGGCGCCGATATCAGGGAGTTGCGCTGATGGTGACGCGTCGCGTCTTTCTCGGCGGCCTCGTCGGTGCTGCGATCGCGCCCGCGGTGCTTCGCGCCGGACAGGCCAGCGAGCCGGAATTCCTCAAGGAGCGGCTGACATCAGGCAGCCTGCCGCCGATGGCCGAGCGCATTCCCGCCCGCCCGCGTATCGTCAATCTCAAGGAGATGGGGCTCGAACCCGGTGCCTACGGCGGCACGGTGCGCACCATCATCGGCAGCCAGCGCGACATCCGCTTCATGACGATCTACGGCTATGCCCGCCTGGTCGGCTACAACAAGCACCTGCAGTTCCAGCCGGACATCCTGGCTTCCTTCCAGTCCGAGGACGACACGGTCTTCACCTTCACGCTGCGCGAGGGCCATAAATGGTCCGACGGCCAGCCGTTCACGGCCGACGATTTCCGCTACTGGTGGGAAGACGTCATCCTGAACGACAAGCTGACGCCCGGCGGCGGCGCGCTGGAGCTTCGTCCGCACGGCAGCCTGCCGCGCTTCGAAATGCTCGATCCGCTGACCGTGCGCTACACCTGGGAAAAACCCAACCCGATGTTCCTGCCGACGCTGGCCGGCCCGCAGCCGCTCGTCATCTTCGGCCCCGGTCATTATCTCAAGCAGTTCCACAAGAAATTCCAGCCCGACCAGGCGAAGATGGACGAGATGATGAAGACCTACCGCGTCAAGAAGTGGCAGGATCTGCACATCAAGATGGCGCGTTCCTACCGTCCGGAAAATCCGAACCTGCCGACGCTCGATCCCTGGCGCAATACGACGCCGCTGCCGTCCGAGCAGTTCGTCTTCGAGCGTAACCCGTTCTTCCACCGCGTCGACGAGACCGGCAGGCAGCTTCCCTATCTCGACCGTTTCATCCTCAACGTCTCCTCCTCGTCGATCATCGCCGCCAAGGCCGGTGCGGGCGAAGCCGACCTGCAGGTAACCGGCATCGATTTCAACGACTATACCTTCCTGAAGGAGGCCGAGAAGCGCTTCCCGGTGAAGGTCAATCTCTGGAAGCTCGCGCGCGGCTCGCGCATCACGCTGCTGCCGAACCTCAACTGCGCCGACGAGGTATGGCGCGGCCTCTTCCGCGACGTGCGCCTGCGCCGCGCTCTGTCGCTGGCGATCGACCGGCACGAGGTCAACATGGTCGCCTTTTACGGCCTCGGCACGCCAAGCGCCGATACCGTCCTGCCCGACAGCCCGCTCTTCAAGCAGGAATATGCCGACGCCTTCGTGAAGTTCGATCCCGACGAGGCCAACCGTCTGCTCGACGAGCTCGGCTTGACCAAACGCGGCGACGACGGCATGCGGCTGCTGCCCGACGGGCGGCGCGCCGAGATCACCGTCGAGACCGCCGGCGAGAGCAATCTCGACACCGACGTGCTGGAGCTGGTGCACGACCACTGGGCCAATATCGGCCTGGCGCTCTATACCCGGACCTCGCAGCGCGACGTCTTCCGCAACCGCGCCATGAGCGGTTCGATCATGATGTCGATCTGGTACGGCCTCGACAATGGCGTGCCGACGGCCGACATGTCGCCGGCAGGCCTTGCGCCGACGCTCGACGATCAGCTGCAATGGCCGCTCTGGGGCATGCATTACCTTTCCGCCGGCCAGGAGGGCGTCGCACCGGATCTGCCGGAGGCAGCCGAACTCGTCGACCTGCTCAGCCAATGGGGCTCGACGGCGAAATTCGAGGAGCGCCAGCTGATCTGGCACAAGATGCTGGCGCTCTATACGCAGCAGGTGTTCTCGATCGGCCTCATCAACAGCACGCTGCAGCCCGTTCTTTGCGCCGCCAAACTGCAGAACCTGCCGGAGAAAGCGCTCTACGGCTTCGATCCCACCTCCTATCTCGGCGTCTACATGCCGGATGCATTCTGGTACAAGGAGGCCTGAGGCGTGCTCAGATACATTCTCTGGCGCATCGCCGCCATGGTGCCGACACTCTTCGTCATTTCGGCGCTGGTCTTCACCATCATCGAATTGCCGCCCGGCGACTTCTTCGAGAGCCAGATCGCCGAGCTGCGTGCCTCCGGCGAGACCGCCAACCTCCAGGAAATCGAGGAGATGCGCCAGCAATACGGCTTCGACAAGCCGGAGATCGTGCGCTATTTCTACTGGGTCGGCGGCATGCTGCACGGCGATTTCGGCTATTCCTTCGAATACCAGCTGCCGGTCTCCGACGTGGTCGGCGATCGTCTCTGGCTGACGATGCTCGTCTCCTTCACGACGATCCTGCTCACCTGGCTGATCGCCTTTCCGATCGGCATCTATTCGGCCACGCACCAGTACAGCTGGGGTGATTACGGGCTGACCTTCCTCGGCCTGCTCGGCATCGCCGTTCCGAACTTCATGCTGGCGCTGATCCTGATGTATTTCGCCAATATCTGGTTCGGCATCTCGATCGGCCATCTGATGGATCAGCAATATATCTCGGCGCCGATGAGCTGGGAGAAGGCGCGGTCGATCCTCTCTCACCTGTGGATCCCCGTGATCATCGTCGGCACGGCCGGCACGGCCGGCATGATCCGGCGGCTGCGCGCCAACCTGCTCGACGAGATGCAGAAGCAGTATGTCGTCACCGCCCGCGCCAAGGGCCTGCCGCCGCTGAAGGCGCTGGTCAAATACCCGCTGCGCATGGCGCTCAACTTCTTCGTCGCCGATATCGGCTCGATCCTGCCGTCGATCATCTCGGGCGCCGAGATCGTCGCGATCGTGCTGTCGCTGGAAACGACGGGGCCGATGCTCATCAAGGCGCTGCAGAGCCAGGACATGTATCTGGCCGGCTCCTTCCTGATGTTCCTGGCCTTCCTCAACGTCATCGGCGTGCTGATCTCCGACATCGCGCTCGGCTTCCTTGATCCCCGCATCCGTCTGCAAGGCAGGAGCACCAAATAATGTCGCCCCTTCCCGCACCCGGCGCGCCGCTTCCGCACTACGTCTCGACCGCTCCTTTCGATCCGCTTGCGACCGAATCGATGACGTCGGCGCAATCGCGCATCCATCTCGCCTCGCAAAAGCAGCTGATGTGGTGGAAATTCAAGCAGCACAAGCTCGCCTTGATCTCCGGCATCTTTCTCGCCGCCGTCTACCTGATGATCCTGATCGTCGAGTTCCTGGCGCCCTACGGCCTGCACACGCGCAATGTCGATTTCATCCACGCGCCGCCGCAGGCCGTCCATTTCTTCGACAAGGGCAGCTTCGTCGGTCCCTTCGTCTACGGCCGCGGCATGACGCTCGATCTCGACACGCTGCACCGTGTCTATACCGACCGGCCGAACGACGTGCAGCCGATCCGTTTCTTCTGCCGCGGCGATGCCTATAAATTCTGGGGCGTTGTGGCCTCGAACTATCATCTCGTCTGCCCGGCGATCGGCGGCCAGATGTTCCTGCTCGGCACCGACCGGCTCGGCCGTGACGTGCTCTCACGCATCCTCTACGGCGCGCGCATATCGTTGACGATCGGCCTGATCGGCATTTCGATCAGCTTCGTGCTCGGTATCGTCATCGGCGGCCTTGCCGGTTATCGCGGCGGCATTTTCGATCTCATCGTCCAGCGCCTGATCGAAGTGCTGCAATCGCTGCCGAGCCTGCCGCTGTGGATGGCGCTGGCTGCCATCATGCCGGTGACCTGGAGCCCGATCGTCATCTATTTCGGCATCACCGTCATCCTCGGCATCATCGACTGGACGGGGCTCGCGCGTGCCGTGCGCTCCAAACTCCTGGCGCTGCGCGAGGAGGATTATGTCCAGGCCGCACAGCTGATGGGCGCCAGCACGCCGCGCATCATCGGCCGGCATCTGGTGCCGGGCTTCATGTCGCATCTCATTGCTTCGGCGACGATTTCAATCCCCGGCATGATCCTTGGGGAGACCGCGCTCTCCTTCCTCGGCCTCGGCCTTCGTCCGCCGATCACCAGCTGGGGCATTCTGCTGACCGAGGCAAAAAGCGTCAGCGTCATCGCCTTCTATCCCTGGCTGCTCTATCCGATCATTCCTGTTGTTCTTGTCATTTTGGCGTTCAACTTTCTGGGAGACGGCTTGCGTGACGCGGCAGATCCCTACAAATAGCAGGAAACGCGGCGGCGCATCACCGCACCGCCCCCACCTCTTGGCCTCCGGACGGTGGGGTTACTAACTATGTTGCTGACCCCAGAAGGGATGCCCATGTCCAGACGTCTCGAAGATGCGCGCATCCTCATGTACAGCCACGACACCTTCGGTCTCGGCCATCTGCGCCGCTGTCGCGCCATTGCCCATGCGCTGGTCGAGGATTATCGCGGCCTCAATATTCTGATCATTTCGGGTGCCACCATCGCCGGCGCCTTCGACTACCGGGCCCGTGTCGACTTCGTGAAGATCCCGAGCGTCATCAAGCTCCGCAACGGCGAATATACCTCGCTCGCCAGCCATATCGACCTGCACGAGACGCTGAAGATGCGCGAATCGAGCATTCGCCACACGGCCGAGACCTTCCAGCCCGATATCTTCATCGTCGACAAGGAACCGATGGGATTGAAGGGTGAGGTCGAGGATACGCTCGCCTATCTCAAGGCCCGCGGCACCGTCCTGGTGCTGGGGCTGCGCGAGATCATGGACGCGCCGCATCTGCTCGAGGCCGAGTGGAAGAAGAACAGCGTCATGCAGAAGATCGACCAGTATTACGACAGCGTCTGGGTCTATGGTCCGCCGGATTTCTACGATCCGCTGATCGGCCTCGACGTCCCGGCCAGCCTGCGCCGGAAGATGGATTTCGTCGGCTTCCTGCAGCGCAGCGTCTCCAAGGGCAAGACCTCGATCAACGCCCGCAAGGACAATTACATCCTCGTCACCACGGGCGGCGGCGGCGACGGCTCCGATCTCGTCCATGACGTCATGAACGCCTACGAGGCCGATCCGACGCTGACGCAAAAGGCGCTCGTCGTGCTCGGGCCCTATATGCCGGCCGCCGAGCGCGCCAAGCTGGTGCAGAAGGGCGAAGCCATCTCCTATATCGAGGTGATCGAGTTCGACAACCACATGGAAGAGCTGATCGACGGCGCGACCGGCGTCGTTGCCATGGGCGGTTATAACACCTATTGCGAGATCCTCTCCTTCGACAAGCCAGCCCTCATCGTGCCGCGCGTCAAGCCCCGCGAAGAGCAGCTGCTGCGCGCCCTGCGGGCAAGCGAGCTCGGCCTCGTCGACATGCTGCTGCCGGATCAGTCGGTCGACCCCACGATCATGGCCGAAGCGCTGAAGCGTCTGCCTTCGCGCCAGCCGCCGTCGAAGAGCGGCGGCAATATGCGTCTCGAAGGGCTGGACCATATCTCGCAGACCGTCGGCCGTTGGATCGACGGCCGCGGCAGCCACCTTTCCCTCGTCGGCGCGGAATAGGGCACGGCCTTGCCGCCACGCCGCAAGATCCTCGTCGTGCTGAAGGGCTATCCCCGCCTTTCGGAAACCTTCATTGCCCAGGAGCTGCTCGGCCTCGAAAAGGCCGGCTTCGACCTGACGCTGATTTCCATGCGCCGGCCGACCGACAAGAAGCGCCATCCCGTGCATGAGGAGATCCGGGCGCGTGTCGTCTATCTGCCGGAATATCTGCACGAGGAGCCGATCCGCGTGCTGAAGGGCCTCATCGCCGGCCTCTCCAAACCCGGCTTCCAGGCACTGATGAAACGCTTCCTCGCCGACCTCAAGCGCGACATCTCCCGCAACCGCTTCCGCCGCCTCGGCCAGGCGCTGGTGCTGGGGCGCGAATGGCCGGATAGGGGCGAATGGCTGCATGCCCATTTCATCCACACGCCGGCCTCGGTGACGGAATATGCCAGCATCCTCACGGGCACGCCCTGGACCTGTTCGGCGCATGCCAAGGACATATGGACGTCGCCCGACTGGGAGCTGAACGAGAAACTCGGCAGCGCCCGCTGGACCGTCACCTGCACCAGGACGGGCTACGACCATATGCGCGCGCTGACGTCACGCAAGGACGCCGTGCACTTGAGTTACCACGGTCTCGATCTCGCCCGCTTCGGCCACTTTGCCGGCGAGCGTTCGGACCGGACCGGCAGCGAACCCGACGATCCGGCCTTCATCCTCAGCGTCGGCCGCGCCGTCGAAAAGAAGGGTTACGACGTGCTGCTGCGCGCACTGGCGCTGCTGCCCGCCGAGCTTCACTGGCGCATGGACCATATCGGCGGCGGCGAGGAGCTTGCGAAACTGAAGGCGCTGGCCACCGAACTCGGGATCTCCGGCCGCATCGTCTGGAAGGGCGCCATGGCCCAGGAAGACGTGCTCGATCATTACCGCCGCGCCGACGTCTTCGCGCTTGCCTGCCGGATCGCCGCCAACGGCGACCGCGACGGCCTGCCGAACGTCCTGGTCGAGGCCTCGAGCCAGCGGCTGGTCTGCCTGTCGACCGAAGTATCCGGTGTGCCGGAACTGCTGAAGAACAGTGAAAACGGCCTCGTCGTACCGCCAGACGACCCGGCGAAGCTCGCCGCAGCGCTGGAGGCGGCGATCCGCGACCCGGCACTGCGCAAGCGGCTCGGCGATGCCGCCGAACGCCAGGTGCGCCAATATTTCGACTATCACTCCAGCATCAGACAGCTCACCGGCCTGTTCGAGGCCGAATGGCAGAAGGCGTCATGACGGCACCGCGCATCTTCTTCTACGTCCAGCACCTGCTCGGCATCGGTCACATCGCCCGCGCCAGCCGCATCGCCAACGCGCTGATCAAGGACGGTTTCGACGTCACGGTCGTGACCGGCGGCCTGCCGGTGCCGGGCTTTCCGGGCGAAGGCGTAAAGACCGCGGCCCTGCCGGCTGTCGTTGCCAGCAATGCCGGTTTTTCCGGTCTCGCCGATGCCGATGGCCGGCCGGCCGACGAGGATTTCCTCCATGCCC
Coding sequences within it:
- a CDS encoding nucleotide sugar dehydrogenase (KEGG: rec:RHECIAT_PA0000046 probable UDP-glucose 6-dehydrogenase protein~TIGRFAM: nucleotide sugar dehydrogenase~PFAM: UDP-glucose/GDP-mannose dehydrogenase; UDP-glucose/GDP-mannose dehydrogenase dimerisation; UDP-glucose/GDP-mannose dehydrogenase; 3-hydroxyacyl-CoA dehydrogenase NAD-binding; 6-phosphogluconate dehydrogenase NAD-binding); this translates as MKDPALASSSFDTLLQKIETRTARAGIIGLGYVGLPLAMAVARSGFAVTGFDIDPGKMVALDARRSYIDSVTDAALSAEIDAGRFKATNDFAGLAECDVVIICVPTPLTKHRDPDLSFVEATSRSIAAHLRPGQLVVLESTTYPGTTDDVVKVILEGTGLKSGSDFFVGFSPEREDPGNQHYHTATIPKVVAGDGPEALALMKAFYGAAVSSVVPVSSNATAEAVKLTENIFRSVNIALVNELKTVYAAMGIDVWEVIDAAKTKPFGYMPFYPGPGLGGHCIPIDPFYLTWKSREYELPTRFIELAGEINSAMPRYIVGKLAEALDIRAGKALSRSRVLVLGLAYKKNVADIRESPSLRLIEIIEERGGHADYHDPFVAEIPPTREYQALKGRKSVTLTPDTIAGYDAVLVSTDHDRVDYTALANSAPLIIDTRNVFNRLGLSADHVIKA
- a CDS encoding putative adenylate/guanylate cyclase (KEGG: rec:RHECIAT_PA0000045 adenylate cyclase protein) encodes the protein MSTIESSVSSILLDRVAEWLTNSSLAGDELENIVRGFCERLTAAGLPLARVHLSFSMLHPLYDALSFTWRRASGVTIEGFRMPAGQKPDRFLQSPYYYLLDNNLQHIRRRLIQDGPNEFPIFEDLRKDGITDYLAFVQPFGDGSVQGMMGSWSTDHNTGFSDDMIDALLRMQNHLAVAAKMAVLGKLANNMLTTYLGGDAGKRVLNGQIRRGDGETIRAALVMGDMRESTVYAEKEGRQAYIDTLNQFFDAIAAPFNRNGGEILSFLGDGFLAVYPCGRHKDPSKIACEAALSAVHQAQARVAELNRDREQKGLTRVGYGIGLHVGNVMFGNVGLKDRLTFSAFGSAVNEVQRLQILTKKYGREVVASQAFAGYCGGEWTTLGEEKLRGIRQKVTVLQPRAPAPAINVDESFREAVQNGLSEAEQVILLHRDAKKHVERTSMEKFIQ
- a CDS encoding ABC transporter related (PFAM: ABC transporter related; Oligopeptide/dipeptide ABC transporter domain protein~SMART: AAA ATPase~KEGG: ret:RHE_PE00042 oligopeptide ABC transporter, ATP-binding protein); translation: MASAADLLRIENLDVSFSVFGDRLRVVKQANLRILPGKVTALVGESGSGKSVISQSIMGILPNPAKATGSILFTDPLDGSTTDILSFPRDSEEMRDLRGRRMATIFQEPMTSLSPLHTIGNQISEVLLIHTEADKREAREKTEEMLGLVGFSNPHRTYDMYPFELSGGMRQRAMIAMALICKPALLIADEPTTALDVTIQAQILELLRELQAKLGMAMLLITHDLGIVANMADEVVVIYHGEIMEAGPVEAIFRNPQHPYLKGLMAAVPHFDMKPGERLKALRDVTVNLEALVGKKKPLQAEAPGILLSVANLSKTYKTRKRGFFGKHEATVLRAVDDVSFDIRRGECLGLVGESGCGKTTLSKILMRAITPDSGAVVFNDGKEVVDVLSVKGSELQDMRTKIQMVFQDPVSSLSPRMTVRNILSEPLEIHDRGDSDERKRKVEGLMAAIGLDKRYLSRYPHSFSGGQRQRIGIARALALGPKLVILDEPVSALDVSVQAQILNLLKDLQKELGLTYLFISHNLAVVDYMADRIAVMCKGRIVEIAPREIILRDPVHPYTKSLLAAVPFPDLDRPLDFKALRENGAADKQNWGVTFTAEHDDASELAYADLGDGHLVRARKGADIRELR
- a CDS encoding extracellular solute-binding protein family 5 (PFAM: extracellular solute-binding protein family 5~KEGG: rec:RHECIAT_PA0000043 probable oligopeptide ABC transporter, substrate-binding protein) codes for the protein MVTRRVFLGGLVGAAIAPAVLRAGQASEPEFLKERLTSGSLPPMAERIPARPRIVNLKEMGLEPGAYGGTVRTIIGSQRDIRFMTIYGYARLVGYNKHLQFQPDILASFQSEDDTVFTFTLREGHKWSDGQPFTADDFRYWWEDVILNDKLTPGGGALELRPHGSLPRFEMLDPLTVRYTWEKPNPMFLPTLAGPQPLVIFGPGHYLKQFHKKFQPDQAKMDEMMKTYRVKKWQDLHIKMARSYRPENPNLPTLDPWRNTTPLPSEQFVFERNPFFHRVDETGRQLPYLDRFILNVSSSSIIAAKAGAGEADLQVTGIDFNDYTFLKEAEKRFPVKVNLWKLARGSRITLLPNLNCADEVWRGLFRDVRLRRALSLAIDRHEVNMVAFYGLGTPSADTVLPDSPLFKQEYADAFVKFDPDEANRLLDELGLTKRGDDGMRLLPDGRRAEITVETAGESNLDTDVLELVHDHWANIGLALYTRTSQRDVFRNRAMSGSIMMSIWYGLDNGVPTADMSPAGLAPTLDDQLQWPLWGMHYLSAGQEGVAPDLPEAAELVDLLSQWGSTAKFEERQLIWHKMLALYTQQVFSIGLINSTLQPVLCAAKLQNLPEKALYGFDPTSYLGVYMPDAFWYKEA
- a CDS encoding binding-protein-dependent transport systems inner membrane component (PFAM: binding-protein-dependent transport systems inner membrane component~KEGG: ret:RHE_PE00040 oligopeptide ABC transporter, permease protein), coding for MLRYILWRIAAMVPTLFVISALVFTIIELPPGDFFESQIAELRASGETANLQEIEEMRQQYGFDKPEIVRYFYWVGGMLHGDFGYSFEYQLPVSDVVGDRLWLTMLVSFTTILLTWLIAFPIGIYSATHQYSWGDYGLTFLGLLGIAVPNFMLALILMYFANIWFGISIGHLMDQQYISAPMSWEKARSILSHLWIPVIIVGTAGTAGMIRRLRANLLDEMQKQYVVTARAKGLPPLKALVKYPLRMALNFFVADIGSILPSIISGAEIVAIVLSLETTGPMLIKALQSQDMYLAGSFLMFLAFLNVIGVLISDIALGFLDPRIRLQGRSTK